In Aminobacterium sp. MB27-C1, a single genomic region encodes these proteins:
- a CDS encoding TRAP transporter small permease — protein sequence MKSVINALYRLMYRFADGMAIFMLGVMVFSVFTNVIFRFFYMAFPWVDEVSRFAFVWMSFMAIVSGLRIGLHPAFDVLVTNTHGVAGKILRTAISVCIVVFLGFLLKGGIDYISRIYVQKTSILVISVAWQYSAVPIATVMMLLEMVRQIMRIWTSKVEEA from the coding sequence ATGAAGAGTGTTATAAATGCCCTGTATCGCTTAATGTATCGCTTCGCAGATGGTATGGCGATCTTCATGCTTGGGGTCATGGTTTTTTCTGTTTTTACAAATGTCATTTTTCGCTTTTTTTATATGGCCTTCCCATGGGTGGATGAGGTGAGCCGTTTTGCTTTTGTATGGATGTCTTTCATGGCTATAGTTTCTGGACTCCGCATAGGTCTTCATCCTGCTTTTGATGTTCTTGTCACAAATACGCATGGTGTTGCGGGAAAGATTTTGCGAACGGCTATATCTGTTTGTATTGTTGTTTTCCTTGGCTTCTTGTTAAAGGGTGGAATTGATTATATTTCAAGAATCTACGTTCAGAAGACGTCTATTCTTGTTATTTCCGTAGCGTGGCAGTATTCTGCTGTTCCCATTGCAACAGTGATGATGCTTTTAGAAATGGTTCGTCAGATTATGCGTATTTGGACTTCGAAAGTGGAGGAAGCCTGA
- a CDS encoding TRAP transporter large permease: MVVLLAFLGSLLGFTIVGVPIGFGIGLSALVLMFVTGTVEPMVLARRMITGVDVYTLLAIPFFMLAGEIMNKAGLVHDILLFANALVGRVKGGLAYVNVVASMLFAGISGSAVADTAALGSLEIPMMEKGGYDRNFSTAITAASSVIGPIIPPSVPMIILGSIAQISIAKLFLGGAIPGLLIGIALLTVSYFVARKNNYPVSEKVGFRDFLKVFRKTIWALILPLIILGGILGGIFTATEAGAVAVVYAVVVSYFQYNVKWSAYPEILKRASLNTGVVMLVCASAMALTWFLAVAQVPQLLTNIIMNITENKLAFLLILNILLFLVGMVIDLTPALFLLVPILLPVCRSYGIDDIHFGVIMVTNLCVGLITPPVGTVLYVTNSISKVSLGALVRSLLPMYIALFAVVLLVTYVPQIVLWLPSLM; the protein is encoded by the coding sequence ATGGTTGTATTGTTAGCTTTTCTTGGTTCGTTATTAGGATTTACTATTGTTGGTGTTCCCATTGGTTTTGGAATAGGACTTTCTGCGTTGGTACTTATGTTTGTAACGGGAACAGTTGAGCCTATGGTTCTCGCGCGCAGAATGATTACTGGAGTAGATGTGTACACCCTTTTGGCTATTCCTTTCTTTATGCTTGCAGGGGAGATTATGAACAAGGCTGGATTAGTTCATGATATTTTGCTTTTTGCCAATGCCCTTGTTGGTCGAGTTAAAGGGGGCCTTGCCTATGTCAATGTTGTGGCAAGTATGCTTTTTGCTGGCATAAGCGGTTCTGCTGTTGCCGATACTGCGGCTTTGGGATCTCTGGAAATTCCCATGATGGAAAAAGGCGGATATGACAGAAATTTTTCAACAGCCATTACTGCTGCCTCTTCTGTCATAGGTCCTATTATTCCACCGAGTGTTCCCATGATTATTTTGGGATCTATAGCTCAAATTTCTATTGCAAAACTTTTTCTTGGTGGTGCCATTCCAGGACTTCTTATCGGTATTGCCCTTTTAACTGTTTCTTATTTTGTTGCCCGTAAAAATAATTACCCAGTAAGTGAAAAGGTAGGGTTCCGAGATTTCCTAAAAGTTTTCAGAAAGACCATATGGGCGTTGATTCTTCCCCTTATTATTTTAGGGGGGATTTTGGGGGGAATATTTACAGCAACGGAGGCGGGAGCTGTTGCCGTCGTTTATGCTGTTGTCGTATCATATTTCCAATACAACGTAAAATGGTCTGCTTATCCGGAAATATTGAAAAGAGCTTCTTTGAATACTGGTGTCGTTATGTTGGTTTGTGCTTCAGCTATGGCTTTAACATGGTTTCTTGCTGTAGCGCAAGTTCCTCAACTTCTTACGAATATAATAATGAATATCACAGAAAACAAGTTGGCATTTTTGCTCATCCTTAACATCCTTCTCTTCCTTGTTGGCATGGTTATCGATTTAACACCTGCATTGTTCCTTCTTGTTCCTATCCTTTTGCCGGTGTGCAGAAGTTATGGAATTGACGATATTCACTTTGGTGTCATTATGGTTACTAATTTATGCGTAGGACTTATAACTCCTCCAGTCGGAACGGTTCTTTATGTAACAAACTCCATTTCAAAAGTATCTTTAGGAGCATTGGTGCGGTCTCTTCTCCCTATGTATATTGCCCTTTTTGCCGTTGTGTTGTTGGTGACGTATGTGCCTCAGATTGTTCTGTGGCTTCCCTCTCTGATGTAA
- a CDS encoding IclR family transcriptional regulator: protein MSEKNRVQVLQKAIAVLEDLSDRREPVGLTEVAKATELSKTTAYRILSTFVESNILMKDIHGRYQIGPAVVKWAATYNRRSGLLEMSRDVLEIMRDYSGETIHLFVFENGRAYYLEKLESPSPLVMRSKVGAELPLYSTAGGKAILSALPLERIESYLKKTVLIERTTNTITDPEELIQQLKIYKTRGYSEENQENEEGIRCVAVPIVDSNGFPLGAVSVSAPAYRFDDKKAVVLGRKLAQETAKISLRINRRHLETIKEGF, encoded by the coding sequence ATGTCTGAAAAAAACAGGGTACAGGTTCTTCAGAAAGCAATAGCCGTTTTAGAAGACCTATCAGATCGACGAGAACCAGTAGGATTGACAGAAGTAGCAAAAGCGACAGAGCTTTCTAAAACCACAGCTTATCGCATTCTTTCAACTTTTGTAGAGAGTAATATCCTTATGAAGGATATTCATGGGCGCTACCAGATCGGGCCTGCTGTAGTGAAGTGGGCTGCGACTTATAACAGACGATCGGGATTGCTTGAAATGTCTCGTGATGTTTTAGAAATCATGAGGGACTATTCAGGGGAAACAATCCATCTTTTCGTTTTTGAAAATGGGAGAGCCTATTATCTCGAAAAACTTGAAAGTCCAAGTCCATTGGTTATGCGGTCTAAGGTTGGAGCGGAGCTTCCTCTGTATAGTACAGCAGGAGGAAAAGCTATTCTTTCAGCCTTACCTCTTGAGCGTATAGAATCGTATCTCAAAAAAACTGTTTTAATAGAGCGAACGACAAATACTATCACCGATCCTGAAGAGTTAATTCAGCAACTTAAAATATATAAAACACGTGGATATAGTGAAGAAAATCAGGAGAATGAAGAGGGAATTCGTTGTGTTGCGGTTCCTATTGTTGATAGTAATGGTTTCCCTCTGGGAGCAGTGAGTGTGTCTGCACCGGCATATCGTTTTGATGATAAAAAGGCCGTAGTTTTAGGCCGTAAACTGGCACAAGAGACAGCGAAAATATCTCTTCGTATCAATCGGCGTCATTTAGAAACTATTAAGGAGGGATTCTAA
- the eda gene encoding bifunctional 4-hydroxy-2-oxoglutarate aldolase/2-dehydro-3-deoxy-phosphogluconate aldolase, translating into MTCIKKYEVLSAVEEQGIVGIIRTENIEKGIAMADAMFDGGLKVVEVSMTFQGALDIMRTTAERHKGKDRFVGAGTVVDEATARMCIVSGSEFVVSQSLHDDVVRTCNRYGLPCMPGIGTVSELMHAMELGVDVVKAFPGSVLGPQFIKAVHGPVPYANIMPVGGVSLDNMKDWFKAGAFAVGLGSALTKPSGTDGGYDAVRETTEKVLEEIARIRASLK; encoded by the coding sequence ATGACATGTATTAAAAAGTATGAGGTCCTTTCGGCAGTAGAGGAACAGGGAATAGTAGGAATTATACGCACAGAAAATATAGAAAAAGGCATCGCAATGGCTGATGCCATGTTTGATGGAGGATTAAAGGTCGTTGAAGTTTCTATGACCTTTCAGGGCGCTTTGGATATAATGCGCACGACAGCTGAACGACATAAAGGAAAAGATCGCTTTGTGGGGGCAGGAACTGTTGTAGACGAGGCGACTGCCAGAATGTGCATTGTTAGCGGGTCTGAGTTTGTTGTTTCTCAAAGCCTTCACGATGATGTTGTTCGGACATGTAATAGATATGGTTTGCCTTGTATGCCTGGCATTGGAACGGTTTCAGAATTAATGCATGCCATGGAGCTTGGTGTAGATGTTGTCAAGGCTTTCCCTGGAAGTGTCTTGGGGCCACAGTTCATTAAGGCTGTTCACGGCCCGGTTCCTTATGCCAATATTATGCCAGTGGGAGGCGTGTCTCTCGATAATATGAAAGATTGGTTTAAGGCCGGAGCATTTGCTGTCGGGTTGGGAAGTGCTTTGACTAAACCCTCTGGAACTGATGGCGGTTACGATGCTGTACGAGAGACTACCGAAAAAGTTTTAGAGGAAATAGCTAGGATCAGAGCGAGTTTAAAGTAA
- a CDS encoding sugar kinase, producing the protein MAKFVTFGEIMMRLTPPDHEKILQTPKFVATFGGAEANVAVALSNYGEDAAFVTAVPDNPIGEGVIHELRGFGVETCFIRKSGDRLGIYFTETGSCMRPSKVIYDRAHSAIAEVKPGDFNWDTILEGTKWFHVTGITPAIAEGTADVTLEALKKCKEKGITVSCDLNYRKKLWKWGKKPIEVMPELMKYVDVVIANEEDCQKCLGIEADVDVTSGSLDVDKYRVLSQKMLQQFPSVKYLAVSLRESVSADWNNWSAILAEPGEVHVSKKYEIRHIVDRIGGGDSFGSGLIYGLNHFETPQEALEFAVAASALKHTIYGDFNRVSVQDVMTLAGGDASGRVQR; encoded by the coding sequence ATGGCTAAGTTTGTTACTTTTGGGGAAATAATGATGAGGTTAACGCCTCCTGATCATGAAAAAATTCTGCAGACACCTAAGTTCGTAGCAACTTTTGGAGGCGCAGAGGCCAATGTTGCTGTCGCTTTATCCAACTATGGTGAGGATGCTGCCTTTGTAACAGCTGTTCCAGATAACCCCATCGGAGAGGGCGTTATTCACGAACTACGTGGCTTTGGTGTAGAGACTTGCTTTATTCGTAAAAGCGGAGATCGCCTTGGAATATATTTCACAGAAACTGGCTCGTGTATGCGTCCCTCAAAAGTTATTTATGACCGAGCGCACTCTGCTATCGCAGAAGTAAAACCTGGCGATTTTAATTGGGACACTATTCTGGAAGGAACCAAGTGGTTCCACGTAACAGGTATTACTCCTGCTATTGCTGAAGGAACAGCCGATGTGACCCTTGAGGCACTCAAAAAATGTAAGGAGAAGGGGATTACAGTTTCTTGCGATTTGAATTATCGTAAAAAGCTGTGGAAATGGGGCAAGAAGCCTATAGAAGTTATGCCTGAACTCATGAAGTATGTAGATGTAGTAATTGCCAACGAAGAAGATTGCCAGAAGTGTTTAGGCATAGAGGCAGACGTAGATGTAACTTCCGGATCCCTTGATGTCGATAAATATAGAGTTCTAAGTCAGAAAATGTTGCAGCAGTTTCCCAGCGTTAAATATCTTGCCGTAAGCTTGCGCGAGAGCGTTAGTGCTGATTGGAATAACTGGTCAGCTATCTTGGCTGAGCCAGGAGAAGTGCATGTGAGTAAAAAGTATGAAATTCGCCATATCGTAGATCGTATAGGCGGAGGAGATTCCTTTGGCTCAGGCCTGATTTACGGGCTCAATCACTTTGAGACTCCACAAGAAGCGCTGGAGTTTGCAGTAGCAGCTTCGGCATTGAAACATACTATTTATGGAGATTTCAACAGAGTATCAGTACAGGATGTTATGACGCTTGCTGGGGGAGATGCCAGCGGGCGAGTTCAACGTTAA
- the dgoD gene encoding galactonate dehydratase, whose amino-acid sequence MSKIARLELFKVPPRWLFLKITTDDGVVGWGEPVVEGRASTVAAAVREMEEYLVGRDPTEIEDLWQVLYRGGFYRGGPVLMSAISGIEQALWDITGKIYGLPVYKMLGGAVRQKIRVYSWIGGDRPSDVAAEAREKYQAGMTAIKMNATEEMGWIDSYKKVDDVLARVQAIRDVLGEKIDIALDFHGRVHKAMARILMKELEPYRLMFVEEPVLIENREAFLELRRHATMPIATGERNFGRWDFKTLITDGAVDIIQPDLSHAGGIWEVRKIAAMAEAYDVALAPHCPLGPIALAACLQVDFCTPNAVIQEQSLSIHYNVGADLLDYLENPALFEYENGYVKLLTAPGLGIEINEDVVRKRADEALAWKNPIWRLEDGTIAEW is encoded by the coding sequence ATGAGTAAAATCGCACGCCTTGAACTGTTCAAAGTTCCACCACGTTGGCTCTTTTTGAAGATTACCACAGATGATGGTGTTGTTGGCTGGGGAGAACCTGTCGTAGAAGGTCGAGCCTCAACAGTGGCTGCAGCCGTTCGGGAGATGGAAGAATATCTTGTGGGGCGGGATCCTACGGAAATAGAAGACCTCTGGCAAGTGCTCTATCGGGGAGGGTTTTATAGAGGTGGGCCTGTTCTTATGAGTGCTATTTCTGGAATAGAACAAGCACTATGGGATATTACCGGAAAAATATATGGGCTGCCCGTCTATAAAATGTTAGGTGGTGCTGTGCGCCAAAAAATTCGTGTCTATTCATGGATTGGCGGAGACAGACCATCAGATGTGGCAGCTGAGGCCCGGGAAAAGTATCAGGCAGGAATGACAGCCATAAAAATGAACGCGACAGAAGAGATGGGCTGGATAGATTCTTATAAAAAGGTAGACGATGTTCTGGCTAGAGTTCAGGCTATACGAGACGTTCTTGGCGAGAAAATCGACATAGCTCTTGATTTTCACGGTCGTGTTCACAAGGCTATGGCCAGAATATTAATGAAAGAGCTTGAGCCTTATCGACTTATGTTTGTGGAAGAGCCGGTACTTATAGAGAATAGAGAGGCATTTTTGGAATTACGTCGCCATGCAACGATGCCTATTGCTACGGGAGAGAGAAATTTTGGGCGATGGGATTTTAAAACTCTTATAACAGATGGAGCAGTGGATATTATACAACCTGATTTAAGCCATGCTGGCGGAATCTGGGAAGTCCGTAAGATTGCTGCAATGGCAGAGGCGTATGATGTTGCTCTGGCTCCTCATTGTCCGTTGGGCCCCATTGCATTGGCAGCGTGCTTACAAGTGGATTTCTGCACGCCGAATGCTGTTATTCAGGAACAGAGCTTAAGCATTCATTATAATGTGGGAGCTGATTTGCTCGATTATCTTGAAAACCCAGCTCTCTTTGAGTATGAGAATGGATATGTAAAACTTCTTACGGCTCCAGGTTTGGGAATAGAGATTAACGAAGATGTTGTTCGAAAACGAGCTGACGAGGCTCTCGCTTGGAAAAATCCGATCTGGAGACTTGAAGACGGTACTATTGCCGAATGGTAA
- a CDS encoding MetQ/NlpA family ABC transporter substrate-binding protein, translated as MKKHIGILLLTVLFSLCVTLAPTAVSAEEVIKIGATPLPHAEILNVIKDDIAKEGIKLEIIEFTDYVKPNLALDDGEIDANFYQHLPYLESFNASHGTKLASIGAVHVEPLGLYSEKIKAIENLKEKALIAIPSDSVNGGRALLLLQSHGLIKLSDKAGLEATELDIVENSKKLRFKAIEAAQLPRVLPDVDGAIINGNYALEAGLNPTKDALLIEGSESPYVNIVAVREDHKNDKKFEVLIKYLRSEKVAEFILSKYNGGVVPTF; from the coding sequence GTGAAAAAACATATTGGTATTCTTCTTTTAACAGTACTCTTTTCTTTATGCGTAACTCTCGCACCTACAGCCGTATCTGCAGAGGAAGTTATTAAAATCGGAGCAACACCCCTTCCCCATGCGGAAATATTGAATGTTATTAAAGATGATATTGCAAAAGAAGGGATAAAGCTTGAAATCATCGAATTTACTGATTATGTAAAGCCCAACCTCGCTCTTGATGACGGAGAGATCGACGCTAACTTTTATCAGCATCTACCTTATCTCGAAAGTTTTAATGCCTCTCATGGAACTAAACTGGCTTCAATTGGGGCAGTACACGTAGAACCCTTAGGGCTCTATTCAGAAAAAATAAAAGCTATTGAAAATCTTAAAGAAAAAGCACTTATCGCCATACCCAGCGACAGCGTAAACGGGGGGAGAGCATTGCTGCTTCTTCAGTCACACGGGCTTATTAAGCTCTCTGATAAAGCAGGCTTAGAAGCTACTGAACTCGACATTGTTGAAAACAGCAAGAAACTTCGTTTCAAAGCCATAGAGGCAGCACAGCTTCCACGAGTTCTTCCTGACGTAGATGGAGCTATCATTAATGGTAATTATGCTCTGGAGGCCGGTCTCAATCCGACAAAAGACGCACTTCTAATAGAGGGGAGCGAATCTCCTTACGTTAATATAGTAGCTGTACGGGAAGATCACAAAAATGATAAAAAATTTGAGGTTCTTATCAAATATCTACGCTCGGAAAAAGTCGCTGAATTTATTCTTTCAAAATACAATGGCGGAGTCGTTCCAACTTTCTAA
- a CDS encoding methionine ABC transporter permease, which yields MDKILALTHLIASPTLETIYMVLFSTLFATLLGFPLGVALVVTEKGGLLENETIYRTLDSIVNICRSFPFIILMIVLFPLSRIIVGTTIGTTASIVPLSIGAAPFVGRVVESSLKEVEKGLVEAAVSMGTHPKDIILKVMIPEALPSLILGETLTIINIIGYSAMAGAIGGGGLGDLAIRYGFHRFQTDVLVAAVIVIILLVQVIQGAGNKIAQHVARHR from the coding sequence ATGGATAAAATTTTAGCTCTTACACACCTTATTGCTTCTCCAACATTAGAAACAATTTACATGGTTCTCTTCTCTACTCTTTTTGCCACTCTATTAGGTTTCCCCTTAGGGGTAGCCCTTGTTGTCACCGAAAAAGGAGGATTATTAGAGAATGAAACTATTTATCGCACCCTCGACAGCATCGTAAACATATGTCGTTCATTCCCATTCATTATTCTTATGATTGTTCTCTTTCCACTCTCTCGAATTATTGTGGGAACCACCATTGGAACAACAGCATCTATTGTTCCTCTTTCAATAGGAGCTGCGCCTTTTGTTGGACGAGTTGTGGAAAGCTCTCTAAAAGAAGTTGAAAAAGGACTTGTAGAAGCAGCGGTTTCTATGGGGACTCATCCTAAGGATATTATTTTAAAAGTTATGATACCCGAAGCTCTTCCCTCTCTCATACTGGGAGAAACTCTTACTATTATCAATATCATCGGCTATTCGGCCATGGCTGGTGCTATTGGAGGCGGCGGGCTGGGCGATCTGGCCATTCGTTACGGATTCCACCGCTTTCAAACAGATGTACTTGTGGCAGCTGTCATAGTAATTATTCTGCTGGTTCAAGTGATTCAGGGAGCAGGCAATAAAATAGCCCAACATGTAGCCCGTCATCGCTAG
- a CDS encoding methionine ABC transporter ATP-binding protein yields MINIQNLHKTYSSERGDFEALRNITLTIQKGEIFGIIGLSGAGKSTLLRTLNRLEEPSSGNIFIEGTDITCLSTPELRKLRRHVGMIFQHFNLLTSRTVSQNVAFPLEIEKWSSDAISKRVTEMLDIVDLSDKAESYPSQLSGGQKQRVGIARALANNPSVLLCDEATSALDPKTTQSILSLLDEINRKLGITIVLVTHEMGVIRQICHRVAVLEQGEVVELGTVKDVFMKPQSKTAREFLSHLPRTTYDHEKLPHEAGKPVLTFSFNGETANHPVISQAIKQSGVEINILSGEIDHLHSSRIGNLTVQLSGTPSEINNALSFIQSKSVEVDVVWNG; encoded by the coding sequence TTGATTAACATCCAAAATCTACACAAGACGTATAGCTCTGAAAGAGGAGATTTTGAAGCTTTACGCAATATAACTCTCACTATTCAAAAAGGAGAAATATTCGGCATTATCGGTTTAAGTGGGGCAGGAAAATCAACATTACTTCGCACACTTAACAGACTTGAAGAGCCCAGTTCGGGAAATATCTTCATAGAAGGCACTGATATTACATGTCTTTCAACCCCTGAACTCCGCAAACTTCGACGTCATGTAGGAATGATTTTTCAGCATTTCAACTTGCTTACATCACGTACAGTTTCTCAAAATGTAGCATTTCCACTTGAAATAGAAAAATGGTCTTCTGATGCTATCTCTAAAAGAGTAACTGAAATGCTTGACATTGTTGACCTTTCAGACAAGGCAGAAAGCTACCCATCGCAACTCAGCGGGGGACAAAAGCAACGGGTTGGTATTGCCAGAGCATTAGCAAACAATCCAAGTGTTTTACTCTGCGATGAAGCAACAAGTGCTCTTGATCCCAAAACGACTCAATCCATACTCAGCCTTCTTGATGAAATTAATCGTAAGCTCGGCATAACTATTGTTCTCGTTACTCACGAAATGGGCGTCATTCGTCAAATTTGCCATAGGGTCGCCGTATTAGAACAGGGAGAAGTTGTGGAATTAGGAACGGTAAAAGATGTCTTTATGAAGCCGCAGTCTAAAACTGCCCGGGAATTTTTAAGTCACCTTCCGCGCACAACATACGATCATGAAAAACTTCCTCATGAAGCTGGGAAACCGGTCTTGACCTTCTCTTTCAATGGAGAGACGGCAAATCACCCCGTTATCTCTCAAGCCATAAAACAAAGCGGCGTTGAAATCAATATTTTATCGGGAGAGATTGATCATCTGCATAGCAGCAGAATTGGAAATCTTACTGTTCAGCTTTCAGGAACCCCCTCTGAAATTAACAACGCACTCTCTTTCATTCAATCTAAAAGTGTAGAAGTGGATGTGGTTTGGAATGGATAA
- a CDS encoding aspartate aminotransferase family protein: MWEKIKKYTNKKLDANLEIVKQEKLYIPQACALKYYPLAITEASGSIVKDADGNEFIDFLTSAAVYNIGHRHPKVVAAAKKQMDKVLNYTIAYFYEKPPIELAKKLVEITPGKFSKKVTFGFSGSDGVDSAIKAARAYTGRKPIIAFKHSYHGMTYGALSATGIVDPNIKKQVGVNEVEYVEFPDPYRNSFGIDGYEHPEKLTKTILESIEQKIVNLKEKPACIIVEPIQGDAGAIIPPQNFLKELKELAEAFDILYVDEEVQVGTGRTGKLWATELFNVEPDMLVTAKAIGGGFPISTLVGRSEIMDSVPQPLFVFTHIGHAVNSEAAIATLNVVEDEKLPERASNLGNKVLAQFINMQKRYPLIGDVRGKGFLIGIDIVKPGTKDPDKATAQKICWRAWEKGLILITFGKHGNVLRIAPPLNIPTDQLRHGISIIEEAIKDVVGNKVPDNILEFFTGW; encoded by the coding sequence ATGTGGGAAAAAATAAAAAAATATACCAACAAAAAATTGGATGCTAATTTGGAAATAGTCAAGCAAGAAAAACTTTACATACCGCAAGCTTGTGCCCTTAAATATTATCCTCTTGCTATAACAGAAGCATCTGGTTCAATTGTTAAAGACGCCGATGGAAATGAATTTATAGACTTTTTAACAAGCGCTGCTGTTTATAATATAGGGCATAGACATCCCAAAGTAGTAGCCGCAGCAAAAAAGCAAATGGATAAAGTTTTAAACTATACTATCGCTTATTTTTATGAGAAACCCCCTATAGAACTTGCTAAAAAACTTGTAGAAATTACTCCCGGGAAATTTTCAAAAAAGGTAACTTTTGGATTTTCTGGCTCTGACGGAGTAGACTCTGCTATTAAAGCAGCACGAGCTTATACTGGTAGAAAACCAATTATCGCCTTTAAACATTCTTACCATGGGATGACATATGGCGCTCTTTCGGCAACAGGAATAGTAGACCCTAATATTAAAAAGCAAGTTGGTGTCAACGAAGTTGAGTATGTTGAATTTCCAGATCCCTACAGAAACTCTTTTGGAATTGATGGATATGAACACCCAGAAAAGTTAACTAAAACAATACTAGAATCAATCGAACAAAAAATAGTCAATTTAAAAGAAAAACCAGCATGCATAATTGTTGAGCCAATTCAAGGCGATGCTGGCGCTATTATCCCTCCTCAAAATTTTCTTAAAGAACTCAAAGAACTAGCAGAAGCATTCGATATTCTCTACGTCGACGAAGAAGTACAAGTAGGGACAGGAAGGACTGGGAAATTATGGGCTACTGAACTTTTTAATGTAGAACCGGACATGCTTGTTACCGCAAAAGCAATTGGTGGAGGGTTTCCAATCTCTACACTTGTTGGAAGAAGTGAAATAATGGATAGTGTGCCTCAGCCTCTATTCGTATTCACACATATAGGCCATGCAGTAAATTCAGAGGCCGCTATAGCTACTCTCAATGTAGTAGAAGATGAGAAGCTACCAGAACGTGCCAGTAATTTAGGAAATAAAGTACTGGCTCAATTCATTAACATGCAAAAACGTTACCCGTTAATTGGAGATGTTCGCGGTAAAGGTTTTTTAATTGGGATAGATATTGTCAAACCAGGAACCAAAGACCCTGATAAAGCAACCGCACAAAAAATATGTTGGAGAGCTTGGGAAAAAGGACTCATTCTCATAACTTTTGGGAAACATGGCAACGTATTGCGCATAGCACCACCTTTAAATATTCCAACGGATCAGTTAAGACACGGTATTTCCATAATAGAAGAAGCTATAAAAGACGTAGTAGGCAACAAGGTTCCAGATAATATTTTAGAATTTTTTACGGGCTGGTAA
- a CDS encoding GntR family transcriptional regulator: MNLLLDANSDIPLNQQIKVQLRYLILSGELAPGMQIPSVRELASFLKTNRNTVAKAYKELGEEGYLDIRQASGTYVAQTLDIPPRKDTKKFVSVLKKAMQQSLELGFSAEEFVNMAQMIMLKGKKNSSNVKALFVECNSFALEQYVKDLAEALSISVEGVLLDDLEQGKVSKQFLHSFDFVVTTAGHYPRVLELIGDELNIYGINIGPYLKVLEQLLSCPRDARIGIVCMSSRSGSEGLKQVLFNLGVRSDSIIEADATEDEIYKIAQDVDIIVASKFALKANKETFEKINKKVIEYENVLSEASIEILRKVIEKILSKKAISVDYVSNE; this comes from the coding sequence GTGAATTTATTATTAGACGCTAATAGTGATATCCCGTTAAACCAGCAGATAAAAGTTCAATTGAGATATTTAATCCTTAGCGGAGAATTAGCTCCTGGTATGCAAATTCCCAGTGTAAGAGAGCTTGCTTCTTTTTTGAAAACAAATCGCAACACTGTTGCTAAGGCTTATAAAGAATTAGGGGAAGAAGGGTATCTTGATATTAGGCAGGCTTCAGGAACTTATGTGGCACAAACTCTTGATATTCCGCCTCGTAAAGATACAAAAAAGTTTGTTTCTGTTTTAAAAAAAGCCATGCAACAGTCGTTGGAATTAGGTTTTAGCGCTGAAGAGTTTGTGAACATGGCTCAAATGATTATGTTGAAAGGAAAAAAGAATAGCTCTAACGTAAAGGCTCTTTTTGTCGAGTGTAATTCTTTTGCCTTGGAGCAATATGTAAAAGATCTTGCGGAGGCTCTTTCAATTTCTGTTGAAGGAGTCCTTTTAGATGATCTTGAACAAGGAAAGGTAAGTAAACAGTTTTTACATTCCTTTGATTTTGTTGTTACCACAGCAGGACACTACCCCAGAGTTTTAGAGCTCATTGGAGACGAATTAAATATATACGGAATTAATATAGGTCCTTATCTAAAAGTTTTGGAGCAGCTGCTTTCATGCCCCAGAGACGCGAGAATCGGGATTGTCTGCATGTCTTCGCGTAGTGGAAGTGAAGGATTGAAACAGGTTTTGTTTAATTTAGGAGTGAGAAGCGATTCCATTATTGAGGCAGATGCGACTGAAGATGAAATTTATAAGATTGCTCAAGATGTGGATATCATAGTTGCCTCTAAATTTGCTCTCAAAGCTAATAAAGAAACTTTTGAAAAGATCAATAAGAAAGTTATCGAATATGAAAACGTTTTATCGGAAGCCTCTATAGAAATTTTGAGAAAAGTTATAGAAAAGATCCTCTCTAAAAAAGCCATTTCTGTTGATTACGTTTCTAACGAATGA